The following proteins are encoded in a genomic region of Acidobacteriota bacterium:
- a CDS encoding PadR family transcriptional regulator: MLRGTVELLILTALSRGPHHGFAIARWLEATSDDELQLEEGSLYPALHRMERRGWLEAEWVISENKRQVKRYRLTSRGRAQLRSETEGWTAFAAAVGKVLLAAQAA, from the coding sequence ATGCTGCGGGGTACCGTCGAGTTGCTGATTCTGACCGCGCTCAGCCGCGGTCCGCACCACGGCTTCGCGATAGCACGCTGGCTGGAGGCCACGTCCGACGACGAGCTGCAACTGGAGGAAGGCTCGCTCTACCCGGCGCTGCACCGCATGGAGCGGCGCGGCTGGCTGGAGGCGGAGTGGGTGATATCGGAGAACAAGCGGCAGGTGAAGCGCTATCGCCTCACGTCCCGCGGCCGCGCCCAACTCCGGAGCGAGACCGAGGGCTGGACGGCGTTCGCCGCGGCCGTCGGCAAGGTGCTGCTGGCCGCGCAGGCTGCATAG